GATGAAGATCAAATCACTTGTCGGACTAATTTCAATTCTGTCCCTGTTCCCATTTGCACTTTCTTCCTTCTCCGCAGAAGAAGAAACAAGACTGATCGAAAAGGCATTGGTAGAGAGTTTATCCACCCAAGAACAAAAAGAGGCGTTCAAAAAATACCTGGCCAATCTTTCTAAGAAGAAAAGAGATGAAGCGACCCATTTGAGAGAACTTGCTTCTTCCGAACCGAAACATCATTCTTCCGGGGCTCGCAAGAAGAAGTTGGTAGAACTCGCTGCTCAATTGGACAGAGAAGCTTCTATCCATGAAGAAACCTTAAAAACTCTACAACAATCTTTGGTTCAATAAGGGATTTTTTCGGTTATCAGTTTTACTAATTCTTCCGTAGAAAGTTTCGCATCCAGACGGACGGTATTTTCCGGAAGAATTTCTTCATACGCTTTTTTGATCTTAGTCAAAGCGCTGATTGTTTCGAATCTATCTTTTGTAGTATCTCTTCCTTTTAATCTCGCCAAAGCCTCTTCCGGTTCAATTTCCAGATAAAAAACTTTTTCGGGTTCGGGAAATCCTCTGTCTAAATTTTTTTTCAGGATCTCTTTCGCAGAAAAAAATTCCCCAGACTGATACGCAGCCGTGGAATACATATACCGATCTAATAACACGATTTTTTTTTGGGAGAGGGAAGGTAGAATATTCCTTTGAAGTGAAACTTCTCTATCTTCTAAAAATGCTTCGATTTGTTTTTCAGGAGAAAGTTCTATTTCTCCGCTTAAAAATTTTCTAAGATAGAGCCCGGATTCGTATCTTGTTGGTTCCGCAAAACAAATTGCTGGAACATGTTTGGAGTTTAGAAGGTCTAAGACCCGGACGGAGAGGGTACTTTTGCCACTTCCGTCTAAACCTTCAAAAACGTAAAATCCTGGTATTTGTGCCATGCCTTTTGAATCGGAAAGCCACTTGACATGAGTGGTTTTGCTTCGAATGCTGAAAGCTCATCTACCGGAATCCCATTCCCGAGGGCAGGAATCCATGAAAAAAAACGACAGATTCAAAAATTTCCTGGTGATAGGCATATCCGTAATGGCCGGAGTGATCCTTTCTCCGATCTTATATTGCGGAACAGGAAATGATAGCGCTTTATTTTTAAACGCAAAATCAGACAGAGAACCAAGCGCATCTGCGAAAGCAGCAGTCTCTATCCAAAAAGCATTCGAAGAAGTATACGAAAATGTTTCTCCAAGCGTAGTGTTGATCGCCACCGAAGGAACCGTCAACGTTCCTCAATACAACGATCCGTTTCAGGAATTTTTTTACGGGCCGCAAGGTAGAGTAAGAAATCAAAAAAGGAAAGTGAGCGGATTAGGTTCCGGTTTTATCCTGAACAAAGAAGGATATATTCTCACTAATGATCACGTAGTTCGTAATTTCGATAAATTTAAAGTAGTTTTCAAAAATGTAAAAGAACCTGTTTCCGCTAAGTTGATCGGAACGGATCCGATGATAGACGTTGCGCTTTTAAAGGTAGAAGCAAACCAAGATCTACAACCGATCGAGATCGGAGATTCTTCAGCAGTAAAAGTAGGAGACTGGGCGATTGCGATCGGCGCTCCATTCGGATTGGAACAATCCATGACAGTGGGAGTGATCTCCAAAGTAGGAAGAGGCGGTATCGATAATTCAGGAGTTCATTATATCCAGACGGATGCTGCGATCAACCAAGGAAATTCAGGAGGACCACTTCTGGATATTAACGGAAGAGTGGTGGGCATTAACCGTATGATCGTTTCCCCAAGTGGTGGTTCTATCGGTTTAGGTTTTGCCATCCCGATCAACGAAGCTAAGTCGATCGTAGAAGAATTAAAATCAGGTGGAAAAGTCAAACGTGCTCGATTGGGAGTCGCGTTAGACGATCTTACTGAAGAGACTGCAAAAGAACTTAAACTTTCGGGACCGGAAGGCGCATTCGTTCGCCAAGTGCAAAATGGAAGTGCCGCCGCAGAAGCTGGCATCGATGTTGAAGACGTGATTCTGGAGATCGACGGAGCCAAAATCAAAAACGCGAATGATGTGGTTTCTAAGATCAGGGCTTCTAAAGTCGGCCAACGTGTTTCAGTAGTCGTATTCAGAAAAGGCCAGATCCTGAAAATTTCAGTTAAGCTGGCGGAGTGAATAAAACTTTTGGCAGGACATACCTTAAATCCGGAGGATAAATTTGACGATGAGATATCTCTTCGTCCCTCCCTATTCTCCGAGTTTATAGGACAAAAAGAGATCCTGTCCAATCTAGGCGTTTTCGTAGAAGCCGCCAAAAAAAGAGGGCAGGCCCTGGATCATGTACTTCTATCCGGGCCCCCTGGTCTAGGTAAGACCACACTTGCAGGCATCATTTCCCAAGAACTTGGTACAAGGATCGTAGTTACATCTGCTCCCGTTTTGACAAGAGGAGCAGATCTTGCAAAATTACTCACGGATCTAGAAGAGAGAGATATATTATTTATAGATGAAATCCATTCTTTAGGTCGTAAGGTAGAAGAAATTTTATATCCTGCGATGGAAAATTTCATGATCGATCTTCTTGTGGGCGAAGGGATCACTGCTCAGACCATCCAGATCAAATTAAAACCTTTCACTTTGATCGGTGCTACTACTCGAAGCGGACTTATCTCGGATCCTCTTAAAAGTAGATTCGGTATCCATTTCCGTTTGGAATATTATGACGATGCCGAAATGAAAGATATTGTTCTCCGATCCTCTAAGATCCTAGGTTACGAGATAGAAGAGAGCGCAGCCTTTGAGATAGGAAGAAGGTCCCGAAAAACTCCTAGGATTGCAAACCATCTTCTCAAAAGAGTGAGAGACTTTGCCGAGGTAAAAGGCGAAAGAAAGATCCGTATCCCTGCCTGCGAAGAGGCATTTTCCCGTCTGGGAATAGACGAGTTGGGCTTAGATAGAATGGATCGCCAGATCCTGGAATGTATGATCGATCGATACAAGGGTGGTCCTGTCGGCTTGAAGCCAATCGCCGCAGTAATCGGAGAGGAAGAAAGGACTCTGGAAGACCATTATGAATCCTATATGGTAAGAGTTGGCTTGATCAATAGAACCTCTTCCGGCAGAGTAGCCACAGAGAAGGCTTATAAGTTGATGGACAGAGTTCCTCCGGCTTTCGGCAAAAGAATAGAAGAAGATGCGGCTCCCGGCCTTTTTTAAAAGTGAAATAGACAAGACTGGAGATTTAGAAGAAGACGATCGTCGCCTTCTATTCGCCGCGTTTTTCGTATTTGCATTCGCGTCTTTTTTAGTAGCTCATTTATTCACACGCAATATTCTATTTAAGATCTTGGGAGAAGACCCTCTTGTTCAGGTAAAAGAAAGAGCGGAGAGGGAAAAACTTTACGAAGTACTCTTAGAGCAGGAGTTCGTAGACAAAAGGATCAAGGACGAATACAAAGCATTATCCAATGTGGAGTCCGCAGGTTCGGGTGGGATCACTAAAAAAGAAGGATTTCATACGATGTCTCCCTTTCGCGAATTCGTGATGGGAAATATTTTCCGAAATCCTTCCAAGGCAAGTCCTCAAAATTCCCAAAAGAAAACGGAAGAGGAAAAAGTATACGAGGTCGCTATCTTAAAACAAGACCCTGTTGAATTTACTAACCCCAACGAACAAACCCCGGAGCAAACACCGGCTACGGGAAGAATGACCAAAATCCCATTCAATTACCGTTTCCAACAAGATATGCTTTTTCGTTGGGACGGAAGTTCTTCCATGAGCGTTCCTACTAAGAAGTTGGTAGGTTACGAATATTTCAAAAGGATGCTTCGCCAAATCGAACAAAGTTTTTCTCCTCCCGGCGGAGGAAACTACGGTTATCGTGACGGAGCGGGAAGAGTAATCCGACAGGCGATAGAACCGGGAGAAGTAAAGGTCCAATTTATGCTAAATGATGCTGGCCAAGTCATTGATACTAAGCTTATTTCTTCGCAAGGACAAGCTCTTGTGGATCAATCCTGTGTGGATGCATTACGAGGACAAAACTTCGGAAAAGTCCCTGAAGAGGTAAAAGCACAAGGGATGATCTACGGAATTACGTTTATTTTCCCTCGTTTTTATTAATAATAAATTTATAATATTTCACACGAATCGAAAAGATCAAACTGCACTCAGTTTCAGATTTAATTCCATTCTTAAAATTTCAAATTTTTCATTCGGAAGAATTCCCTTGGAATCAACAGACAATTCGGGACGTATGGAACTTACAAAGTACATATCCACTTCTCCCTTTCCTTTTGCCTGGATTTTACCTCTATGCTCGCATACAAAAAAATCTTTTACCACTTCGTAGGTGGAGCCTGAGATATTTAAATGTCCGGGTTTTCCTGAAGATTCCATTCTACTTGCAAGATTGACTGCGTCTCCCCAAACATCATAGGCGAATTTATTGGAACCGATCACTCCTGATGTCACAGGGCCTGTATGAACTCCCACTCTTAATTCCCAGAACGGGAGTCCCATTTGTGATTTTGCATTTGCGATTTTATGCATAAATCTTAGAAATTCCAAACCTGCCAAACAATTGTCTACCGCATGCGTAAAATTAATATTTGGAATTCCTCCGGCACACATATAAGAATCGCCGATAGTCTTCAGTTTTTCTAAACCTAAACGAGAAACGACCGAATCGAATTCTGAAAAACAATTGTGCAAATCTTCTACTAGATCTTTGGGCAACATATCTTCTGCAATTTTAGTAAATCCAACAAAGTCTGTGAATAGAATACTTGCAGATTCGTAATATACGGGGGTGACTGATCCTTTGGATTTTAATTCTTCCGCAACAGGTTTAGGAAGAATATTCAATAATAATAAATCTGTGCGGTCTCTTTCTTCCGCGAGTTCTTTTGTTCTTTCTACTACCTTTTTCTCCAAATTGACGGATAATTCTTCGCTGGTATTGAAAGCAGTTGCTATCCTTCTGCCCAATAAAGCTGCATCTGCAAACGTCAATAAGAATAGGCCCGCAGGGGTTAGATATCCGGGTCCAATATGGAATTGGTAAAAAATAAAATCATTCAGAACGGCTGCATAGAATATTCCTAACCCCAATAACATCAGTTTTGCGCCCTGTAAGCCTTTGAATATAGCTATGGCAACCATGATCATACCATATATTCCTCCGAATACGATCAATGCTTGGTAATAAGGGAGAGTATAACTGAAAAGCGCAGGAGGAAGTACTATAATGGAAAGGCATGGTGGAACGGATAACGTTAAAATGACAATCATGGATGTCTTTCTGAACTGGGCAGGATATAAAGTCCTCATGAACATAGCCATGAAGGGAACTCCTAAATAAAAGGAGAGATATTCTACTCTGATAAAAATATTCCAAGGAACATTTCTGAACACTTCTCCTATAAATCTTTCTCCACTGGTAAGTACTCTGGAGGTGATAGCAAGACAGGTAAGAGAGAACCAAAAAATCTCCATTTCTTTTTTGCGAAATAGGAACAGGCCCATATGATACAAGCCCATGATGAGTAGGGCTCCTGCCAAAAATGCGCTAGTCATCCTGTTCCTGTCTCTAGCGGCAAAAATTTTGGAAGACTCGCCAAGTAAGATCGGCATTTGGAAACCGCCATTCCGATGATAGTGATTTGAAATATACATCACTAGATCCACTTGTTTGGCATGAGGAACGGAACTGGTTTGTGCAAGATACTCTGGACTTTCTTCTTCAGGAGAAGGTCCGGGATGCCCATTATAAGCGACTAACTTGCCATTCCAATATAAGGAATATGCGGATCCTTGGCCATCATCGATTCGTATCGCAAGGTCAGGAGCGGTTTCAGGAAGATATACTCTTAGATGATAGGTAATATACCCTATGGCAGGTAACGGCTCTCCGTTTAAAATATGGCCGTTCCATACTCCCGGAATAGGAATGAATCCGCTCGGATCAGAAACAAGATCGTCTTGGAAATTTTTGGGTGGAATGAGTTCCTTCCAGTAATATCGCCAGTCTCCATTTAATTCTACTGTTCCATCATTTGTAAAATCCCAGGTACTAAGATCTAAGGTTCCATTTTCTGCCTTAGGCCTTTCTTTCCCTTTTGCTTGGACACAAGAGAAGAAGAATAGAAAACAAATAAGAATCCCTAAAATGAAAAAACGAGTTGGACGGCCTGAATCACTCATATGCGTAGATCAATAAGGGAGAAAAAAGCAGTTCCAGCGAGCATTTTTTGCGATTCGGTCGGTCCTTCTGGAATTATTTGATAGGGAAATACTTATATCGCTCATTCGAGTAGGTTGGAAAATTTTGGGCATACATTCTTCCAAAATTTAAGCGGAATGCGGATTCTCCCTGAGTTTTCATAAAAAACTGGACATTAGTGACTGGTCATATTATGATTCGAGAGTATGCAACTTTCCGCAGCAGAATTCAAAACCAAATGCCTTAGCTTAATGGACAGAGTCCAAGAAACCCAGGAAGAAGTGATCATCACCAAACATGGAAAACCAGTGGCCAAGTTAGTGACCATTAAAGATAGCACTGCCGCGCGTCTATTCGGCTATCTAAAAGGACGGATCCAGGAGAATGAAGATATTGTTCATAGTTTGGGATTACGTTGGGACGCGGATCTGAAATAGATGATCGTTCTGGATACTCACGCTTGGATTTGGCTCATGGAAGGAGATCCAAGAATGGAAAAAGAACCCATTCTTAAAAAATTATATAAGCATATCCCTCATCGAGGAATATTCGTCTCCGAAATATCCGGTTGGGAAGTCGGGATGCTCGTTGCTAAAAAAAGAATCCAAATCTCAGGAACCTTGAATCGATGGCTACAAGACGCATATAATGCTCCAGGGATCCAACCGCATCGTTTAACTCCGGAAGTAATTGTAGAAAGTGTAAATTTGCCCGACACCTTTCACGGAGATCCGGCGGATAGAATGATCGTAGCGACTGCAAGAGTTTTGAATGCAGATCTTGTTACTAAAGATAAGGAGATCATTAAATACGGTAAAAAGGGGAACCTAAAGGTAATCTCTTTATAGTCTACCGCATGGGCTTCAGGAGCGAAGCGACTATAGTCCTCTTCAAAATTTAAATATTCAAAAAGTATCGATTTAGGGCTTCAGGAGCGAAGCGACTATAGCCCGCTTCAAAACAGATCTTTGATTGCCTTCCAGAGTTTTACGTATTCTTTTTTTCTTTCGTCTTTATCTTTCAATTTTAACAAAGTTTTTTGGAACCCGTTGGTGCCTGTGATCTTAACTCTGTTCTCATTCAGGACTTCTACTTCATAAAAGACTTCGTCCACTTTATAGGAAAAATTCAAGGTGCTTGTGGACTTCATCGGATATTCTTTCTCTTCTAAGATCGCCTTAGAATTTCTAAAATCCAAATATACACACTGTGTATTTTTGAGCATAGGCTCGCAAAATTTTCCCGCAGGAGGAGGCACAGGTTTTACCCCACATCCTAAAAAAGCTAAAAGTATAAGTGAGAAGAAATATTTCATTTTTTAATCCTCTACGGGTAGTTTCGTTTTCAAGGTTTGGTTTTTGGACAGTATCTCTTTTGCAAGAAGTAGAACTTCTTCCTTTCTGTCCCCCGAATTCGGATAATATTCTTCTAATAATACGATCGCTTTTGGTGAAAGGTTTTGGTAATAAAATATCCTTGCTTCTAAAATTTTAGAACTTCCTGTCAGAAAGTCTTCGTTTATGTTTTTTACTCTTCTTAAATAATTTAAGGAAGATACATATTGCCCTGCTCTGAATTCGGACAATGCAATTAGAAAATCGGATTCTCTTGCGGAAAGTAAAAGTGAGCCCGAGATATCTTGCTGAGAAAGTATCTTTTTCAAGAACTCCGTGTTTCCGGAAAGTGCACTTCCTACCAAACAGGTCCAAGCGTAACCTGATTTTAATTCAGGACTTAATTTTTCGGGTTCTATAGAGATCAGAAGTTTGTTCAATGCGGAGCGGCTAAGCTTTTGCCGGATAGATTCTCCGAATGCGATCAGATAACGATTGTCCGTTGATTCTAAAAATTCAGGATCGATTGCCTGTGCCCTAAGCGCCTGTCTATATGAATCTTCTACAAGAGGAAGATAAGAACTATCCTGTTCTAAAAATTCCTGGAAACCGGTGTAAGCAATTTTGGAAAGAGTGACTGAGTCGAATCTAAAACCTAATAGTAAGAATTCGTAATATCCCGAAAGGGCCGAATAATGGTAGGAGATTCCTTCTTTTGGATTAGATATTACAAAATCTTTTGCAGTAGATTTGAATTCTTTAATCTCTCCTTCTTTAGGCTCACCTTTTACGATCCCTTCTTGGAGTAGTTTTCTCTCTTTCTCGAGAAGTAAACGTCTATCTCCTGCGAACAGGTTTTTGATATCTTGTCTGAAAAAAAACGCGATCCCCGCCAAACCTAGGAGGATCAAAAAGAACACTAAAGGTTTGTAATTCGCTTTTTTTCTGTAACTTCTGTGGTTGGCTTGGTAGAGCATGTATAAAGTCAGGTTCTAAAAAAAGCCCGGACCTTTCACTTATTTTTTGGGGTTGGAATTCCTACTCTAGCTTGACTCTCGGACCCCTCCTGGATTCCGTGTAAATATGCCTTATAATTATGATTTTGACGAGGATTACGAAACAGACGGCGACGAGGACTACCTCGATGAGGACGCCGTAACTTTTGTATGTGAGGATTGTGATCATCGTTGGGAAGATGATGCAGACGGATCTTTTGACGGCCCAGAAAATCATATCTGCTCCATGTGCGGCTCTTCAAACGTAATCGAACT
This genomic stretch from Leptospira neocaledonica harbors:
- a CDS encoding adenylate/guanylate cyclase domain-containing protein; amino-acid sequence: MSDSGRPTRFFILGILICFLFFFSCVQAKGKERPKAENGTLDLSTWDFTNDGTVELNGDWRYYWKELIPPKNFQDDLVSDPSGFIPIPGVWNGHILNGEPLPAIGYITYHLRVYLPETAPDLAIRIDDGQGSAYSLYWNGKLVAYNGHPGPSPEEESPEYLAQTSSVPHAKQVDLVMYISNHYHRNGGFQMPILLGESSKIFAARDRNRMTSAFLAGALLIMGLYHMGLFLFRKKEMEIFWFSLTCLAITSRVLTSGERFIGEVFRNVPWNIFIRVEYLSFYLGVPFMAMFMRTLYPAQFRKTSMIVILTLSVPPCLSIIVLPPALFSYTLPYYQALIVFGGIYGMIMVAIAIFKGLQGAKLMLLGLGIFYAAVLNDFIFYQFHIGPGYLTPAGLFLLTFADAALLGRRIATAFNTSEELSVNLEKKVVERTKELAEERDRTDLLLLNILPKPVAEELKSKGSVTPVYYESASILFTDFVGFTKIAEDMLPKDLVEDLHNCFSEFDSVVSRLGLEKLKTIGDSYMCAGGIPNINFTHAVDNCLAGLEFLRFMHKIANAKSQMGLPFWELRVGVHTGPVTSGVIGSNKFAYDVWGDAVNLASRMESSGKPGHLNISGSTYEVVKDFFVCEHRGKIQAKGKGEVDMYFVSSIRPELSVDSKGILPNEKFEILRMELNLKLSAV
- a CDS encoding type II toxin-antitoxin system Phd/YefM family antitoxin — protein: MQLSAAEFKTKCLSLMDRVQETQEEVIITKHGKPVAKLVTIKDSTAARLFGYLKGRIQENEDIVHSLGLRWDADLK
- the ruvB gene encoding Holliday junction branch migration DNA helicase RuvB: MAGHTLNPEDKFDDEISLRPSLFSEFIGQKEILSNLGVFVEAAKKRGQALDHVLLSGPPGLGKTTLAGIISQELGTRIVVTSAPVLTRGADLAKLLTDLEERDILFIDEIHSLGRKVEEILYPAMENFMIDLLVGEGITAQTIQIKLKPFTLIGATTRSGLISDPLKSRFGIHFRLEYYDDAEMKDIVLRSSKILGYEIEESAAFEIGRRSRKTPRIANHLLKRVRDFAEVKGERKIRIPACEEAFSRLGIDELGLDRMDRQILECMIDRYKGGPVGLKPIAAVIGEEERTLEDHYESYMVRVGLINRTSSGRVATEKAYKLMDRVPPAFGKRIEEDAAPGLF
- a CDS encoding trypsin-like peptidase domain-containing protein, which encodes MKKNDRFKNFLVIGISVMAGVILSPILYCGTGNDSALFLNAKSDREPSASAKAAVSIQKAFEEVYENVSPSVVLIATEGTVNVPQYNDPFQEFFYGPQGRVRNQKRKVSGLGSGFILNKEGYILTNDHVVRNFDKFKVVFKNVKEPVSAKLIGTDPMIDVALLKVEANQDLQPIEIGDSSAVKVGDWAIAIGAPFGLEQSMTVGVISKVGRGGIDNSGVHYIQTDAAINQGNSGGPLLDINGRVVGINRMIVSPSGGSIGLGFAIPINEAKSIVEELKSGGKVKRARLGVALDDLTEETAKELKLSGPEGAFVRQVQNGSAAAEAGIDVEDVILEIDGAKIKNANDVVSKIRASKVGQRVSVVVFRKGQILKISVKLAE
- a CDS encoding LIC12806 family lipoprotein, giving the protein MKYFFSLILLAFLGCGVKPVPPPAGKFCEPMLKNTQCVYLDFRNSKAILEEKEYPMKSTSTLNFSYKVDEVFYEVEVLNENRVKITGTNGFQKTLLKLKDKDERKKEYVKLWKAIKDLF
- the tmk gene encoding dTMP kinase, which gives rise to MAQIPGFYVFEGLDGSGKSTLSVRVLDLLNSKHVPAICFAEPTRYESGLYLRKFLSGEIELSPEKQIEAFLEDREVSLQRNILPSLSQKKIVLLDRYMYSTAAYQSGEFFSAKEILKKNLDRGFPEPEKVFYLEIEPEEALARLKGRDTTKDRFETISALTKIKKAYEEILPENTVRLDAKLSTEELVKLITEKIPY
- a CDS encoding type II toxin-antitoxin system VapC family toxin codes for the protein MIVLDTHAWIWLMEGDPRMEKEPILKKLYKHIPHRGIFVSEISGWEVGMLVAKKRIQISGTLNRWLQDAYNAPGIQPHRLTPEVIVESVNLPDTFHGDPADRMIVATARVLNADLVTKDKEIIKYGKKGNLKVISL
- a CDS encoding LIC10421/LIC12816 family protein; amino-acid sequence: MKIKSLVGLISILSLFPFALSSFSAEEETRLIEKALVESLSTQEQKEAFKKYLANLSKKKRDEATHLRELASSEPKHHSSGARKKKLVELAAQLDREASIHEETLKTLQQSLVQ
- a CDS encoding energy transducer TonB family protein, encoding MDKTGDLEEDDRRLLFAAFFVFAFASFLVAHLFTRNILFKILGEDPLVQVKERAEREKLYEVLLEQEFVDKRIKDEYKALSNVESAGSGGITKKEGFHTMSPFREFVMGNIFRNPSKASPQNSQKKTEEEKVYEVAILKQDPVEFTNPNEQTPEQTPATGRMTKIPFNYRFQQDMLFRWDGSSSMSVPTKKLVGYEYFKRMLRQIEQSFSPPGGGNYGYRDGAGRVIRQAIEPGEVKVQFMLNDAGQVIDTKLISSQGQALVDQSCVDALRGQNFGKVPEEVKAQGMIYGITFIFPRFY